The stretch of DNA GGCTATCGACGACCGACTACCGGCGGTCGCGGCGTGCCAGCAACGTCGCAAACAGGAGTGCCACCACCGCCGCCGCGGCGGTGAACCCCGCTCCGTCGGCCGCCGTCGTCCCTGTCTCGGTACCGGTCGCCGTCGTCCGGGTCGCAGTCACCGTCGTCGTGTCGTTCGCGGGCGTCACGCTGACCAGCACCGGCTCGACCCCGCCGGCGGAGACGAGGACGGTCCCCGGTTCCGGAACGGCGACGCCGCTGGAGACGGTGGCGGTCGTCCGCGGCGGCAGGGTGACCTCGCGGGTCGCGACGGCCTGGTAGTCCCGCGTGAACACGACGGTCCCCTCGGCCGGCACGTCGGCGTCGTTGACCACCGTCGCGGTCACGACGACGCCGCCGCCCTGGACCACGCTGTCGGAGCTGACCGAGACGTCCGTCACCCTGGCTCGTGCGGGCCGCTCGACGACGACGAGGGCGTGGTCGCCGTCGACGCTGACGTTGTAGACGCCGGGCGTCGCGAAGGTGTGAGACAGGGGGACGACGGTCCGGTTCCCGGGACCGACGCGGCCCTGCTTCGTCGCCACCACTGTCCCGTTGATGTCGAGCGTCGCGTTGTAGCTCCCCGCGGTGCCGCCGGCGTTGGTGACGACTGCCTCGACGGTCAGCGTCTCGCCGGTGGCGAGCCGGAGCGGCGGCGTCCCGGCGACGTCGGTCCTCCGATACGGGCCGGCGACCCGGTAGCTACCCGGTGACCCGTCGGTCGGGAGCGCGTAGCTGATGCGGGCGGGCAACTGGCCGAACACCCGCGCGTGGGTCGTCTCGTTCCACATCGTCACGGCCTCGCTGGTCGTCGTGTACTCCCCGGCCGACGCCCGGACGTCGTCGCCGGCGGTCCGCTCGACGGCGGTCAGGAACTCCGACTGCGTCACCGGTCCGCGCTGGCCGTTCAGCACCCGGAGCGTCCCCTGGAACGTCGCCTCTCGATCCGTCTCGCGGCGGGTCGCCTCGTCGATGCGGCCGGCGACCAGCGGCCCCTTGACGTAGTTGGCGTTGCGCCGCCAGGTCGCCGGCTCGGCCAGGACGACGTCGTCGTACGCCTGCTGGCTCCCCTCGGCGAGGTAGCTCCGGAAGGTCTCGAAGTCGATCCGGTCCTGCTCCAGCGTCAGCAGGGCGGCGTAGTACACCGCCGTCGCCTCGGTGAGCCACCGCGTCTCCGCGGTGGTCCGGAACGACTGGCGCGTGTGGACGTACTCGTGGAGCCAGACGTTGCGCGGGTCGTCCAGCCGCGCGTCGCCCCGCACCCACATATCGGACCCGCCCGTCTCGAGCCCCTTGACCGCCCAGTCCACGTCGCCGGTGGGGGCGGCGACGACGAACACCGCGTCGTCGCGGTCGCCGATCCGGAGGGACTCGCCCGCGGCCGACAGCGAGTCCAGCACCGCGTCCGGCGACTCGGCGAGCTCCGTCCGCTCGGGGACGACGAGCCGGAGCCGCTGGCCGCTGGCGTCGCGCTCGTAGGTGGTGACGTTCCCGAGATAGACGAGCTGGTCGCCGGCCGCGCCCGGGCCGACGGTCGTCAGGTCCTGGCTGAACCGGACCGGGGGGCTGCCGGTGTAGCGCCACCGGGTCGGCGTCTGGGCCCGGCTGATCAGCGCCCACTCGCCCGCGTCGACGGTGACGTAGCTCCCGTTCCCGTGGTCGAAGCGACCGTCGATGGACCGGTTCGTCGGGAGCGTCAGGTCGATGGTCGCCGTCCCGCTGGTCCCGTCCCACTCGTAGGTGGTGTCGTTGGCCCGCGCGAAGCCGTCGGCGTCGGTCACCGTCGCGTTGTCGGGCATAGTCGTCTCCAGCGAGACCACTCGGTCGGGGATCTCGTAGCGCAGCGTCACCGCCACCTCTCCGGGCGTCTCGGGCGTGAGGCTGTACCGCTGTGTCTGTCGGATGGTGTCCTCGTCGGCCAGTTGTGCCGTCGGCGCGTCGCCGACTGCCGCGAGAGTCGCCCGTCGGACCGACGGCTCCGCCGCCTCGACGTCGGACTCGCCCGTCGTCGCGCCGACGGCGGCCGCCGCTCCGAGCGCCGGCGCGACGGGCGAGAGCACGAGCAGAACCGCGCAGACGACGACCGCCCACCCACGGTGGCCCACGCGCATTGTGACCCTGTACCGCCTCCCGGTTGATATAGTTGCCCGCCGTTTCGGCTCGTGCGGCCGCAACTGTCCGTCCGCCGACCGTTTCCGCGTCGCCGCGCTCCCGCAATCCTTACGCCGGAGAGACGCCCACATCGGCGTATGACAGAGGCGACGGGCATCGTCGGGGAGTTCCTCGCGCTCAAGGAGGAGACCGACGCGGACCTGCTGGCGATGCAGTGTGGCGACTTCTACGAGTTCTTCGCGGACGACGCCGAGACGGTCGCCGACGAACTCGACCTGAAGGTCTCCCAGAAGTCCTCGCACGGGTCGTCGTACCCGATGGCCGGCGTCCCGGTCGACGACCTCACGCCGTACGTCTCCGCGCTGGTCGAGCGTGGCTACCGCGTCGCCGTCGCCGACCAGCACGAGACGGCCGACGGCCACGCTCGCGAGATCACGCGGGTGGTGACCCCGGGGACGCACCTGGAGACGACCGACGCCGACGCCCAGTACCTCGCGGCCGTGGTCCGACAGTCCGGCCGGGCCGGCGACAGCTACGGGCTGGCCTTCGCGGACGTGACCACCGGCCGCTTCCAGGTGACACAGCTGGACGACGCCGACCCCGGGGCGGCCCTCTCGGAGCTGTACACGTTCGCGCCCGCCGAGGTCCTCCCCGGGCCGGAGCTGCGGAACGACGACGCGTTCCTCGACCGCCTGCGCGAGCGGTCCGACGCCGCGCTGACGCTGCACGACACCGCCGCCTTCGAGCCCGGGCGAGCCCGCCACCGCGTGCGCGAGCAGTTCGGGGCCGAGACCCTGGACAGCGTCGGCGTCGCCGACGACGAGGCCGCCGTCGCCGCCGCCGGCGCGGCCCTCTCGTACGTCGACGACACCGGCGTCGGGACGCTCGCGGCGGTCACGCGCCTGCGGGCCTACGGCGCGCGCGAGCACGTCGGGCTCGACGCCACCACCCAGCGCAACCTCGAACTCACGGAGACGATGCAGGGCGACAGCTCGGGGTCGCTGTTCGACACCCTCGACCACACCGTGACCGCCGCCGGGAGCCGCCTGCTCCAGCGCTGGCTCCAGCGGCCCCGCCGGGACCGCGGGGAACTCCACCGCCGGCAGTCGGCCGTCGCCGCGCTCGCGCGGGCGGCGATGGCCCGCGAGAGCATCCGGGAGACGCTCGCCGACGGCTACGACCTCGAACGGCTGGCCTCCCGAGCCACCTCGGGTAGCGCCGACGCCCGCGACCTCCGGGCCGTCGAGGAGACGCTGTCGCTGCTGCCGGCGGTCGCCGACGCCGTCGCGAACACCGAGCGACTGGCGGAGTCGCCGCTGACGGAGGTCCTGTCGGGGGCCGACCGCGAGGCCGCCGAGTCGCTGGCCGCGGACCTCGACGCCGCGCTGGTCGAGGACCCGCCGGGCACCGTCACGCAGGGAGGCCTGTTCCGGCAGGGGTACGACGAGGAACTGGACGAGATCGTCGAGGAACACGAGGCCGCCCTGGAGTGGCTGGAGACGCTGCCGGAGCGGGAGAAGGAACGCACCGGCATCACCCACCTCTCGGTCGACCGCAACAAGACCGACGGCTACTACATCCAGGTCGGGAAGTCAGAGACCGACCGGGTGCCCGACGAGTACGAGGAGATCAAGACGCTGAAAAACTCCAAGCGGTACACCATCCCCGAACTCGACGAGAAGGAGCGGGCCGTCCTCCGGCTGGAGGAGCGTCGCCACGACGCGGAGTACGAGCTGTTCGAGGAGCTGCGCGCGCGGGTCGCCGACCACGCGACGCTCCTGCAGGACGTCGGCCGGACGCTGGCGGAGGCCGACGTCCTGGTCTCGCTGGCCACCCACGCCGTCGAGAACGACTGGACCCGCCCGGAGGTGACCGACGGCGACGAACTCGCCATCGAGGCCGGTCGCCACCCCGTCGTCGAGCAGACCACCGAGTTCGTCCCCAACGACCTCTATCTCGACCGCGAGCGGCAGTTCCTGATCGTGACGGGGCCGAATATGAGCGGGAAGTCGACGTACATGCGCCAGGCGGCGCTGATCACGCTGCTGGCCCAGGCCGGCAGTTTCGTCCCGGCGCGCTCGGCGACGGTGGGGCTGGTCGACGGCATCTTCACCCGCGTCGGCGCGCTCGACGAACTCGCACAGGGGCGCTCGACGTTTATGGTCGAGATGCAGGAGCTGTCGAACATCCTCCACTCCGCGACCGATGACTCGCTGGTCATCCTCGACGAGGTGGGGCGCGGGACCGCGACCTTCGACGGCATCTCCATCGCGTGGGCGGCGACGGAGTACCTCCACAACGAGGTGGGGGCCAAGACCCTCTTCGCCACCCACTACCACGAACTGACGACGCTTGCGGACCACCTCGACCGCGTCGAGAACGTCCACGTCGCCGTCGCGGGCGAACCCGAGTCCGCCGGCGAGGACGGCGTCACGTTCCTGCGGACGGTCCGGGACGGCCCGACGGACCGCTCCTACGGCATCCACGTCGCCGATATGGCCGGCGTCCCCGGTCCCGTGGTCGACCGCGCACAGGGCGTGCTGGACCGCCTGCGCGAGGAGAAGGCCATCGAGGCAAAGGGCGGCGGCAGCGGGAGCGGCGACACCACGCAGGCCGTCTTCGACCTCTCCTCGGGGTCGTTCGCGGGCAGCGGAGGCGAGGCCCCGACGAGCGCCGACGGCGGTGGGACGGCCGGGACCGACGAGGCGGACGACACGATCGCCGACCGCTACGGGGAGGACGCCGAGACCGTCCTGGCCTCGCTGGCCGACCTCGACGTCGACGAGACGCCGCCGGTCGAACTGATGGCGAGGGTCCAGGAGTGGCAGGCCGATCTCGACACCGAGGAGTGAGGGATCAGTCCGTCCGGTAGCCTCGCTCTTCGAGCAGGTCGCGGACGCGGTCCGCGTGGTCGCCCTGGAGTTCGATGCGGCCGTCCTTGACGGTCCCGCCCGTCCCGAGCGCGGACTTCAGCTCCGAGGCGAGATCGGCGAGTCCGGCCTCGTCGTCGAAGCCCTCGATCAGGACCATCTGCTTGCCGTAGCGGCGTTCGTCGGTCCGGACGGTGAGCTCCTGTGTCGCGCGGTCGAGGTCGGCGGTCGGGTCGTCTGGGACGCCGAGGTCGTCGAATGGGTCGTCTGACACTACGCGCTCCACTGGGCGGCCCGGGCTGATGAGGCTTCCTGCGGGACGGCACCGCGTCACCCGCGGCGCAGTTCCTGCCGGACCAGAATCGCGCCGCCGACCGCGATACCGCCGGCGAACCCGCCGTAGAGGAGCCACTGGAGCGGACTGAACGGTGCCGTCCGCAGCGATCGGGTCCGCTGGCGTCGGTACTCAGCGTACGTGGTGTTCCGACAGGCCCGGACGTGGCTCTCGTTCAGCGTCACCCGCCGCCAGCCCAGCCCCGCGTCGACGAGGCGGGTCTCGCCGGCGAGGGCCGCGCAGTCCCCCCGGTACTCCGCGAAGTCGGCCCGCGAGACGTCCGCCGTCGCGTCCGCGTACACCAGGCCCGCGAGCGACGCGAGACCGAGGAGCGCGACGCCGGCGGCGACGGCCAGGGTCGCTCGGTTCGAGTCGCCGTCGGCCGACATACGCGTCGCTACGCGCCCCAGGCGCTTACCGCTGTGGCCGCCCGCGACCGCACGCGTTATGTCCGCCGGGTCGCTACCCCGACCGTGACCGACTGGCCGCCAGCCGACCCCGCCGACGCGTCGACGGTCGCCGACCGCCGCGACGAACTCGTCGCCGCCGTTCGGGACCACGCCGGACAGGTCGCCTACCACCTCGCCCGCCTCCAGGGCGGCGACTACGGGCAGGCCGACGTCGAGACCGACCGCGGCGTCTGGACGGTCAAGTACGAGGGCGGCGACCTGGAGTACCTCCGGTTCGACCCCGACCGCGGCGACGAGGTGTACGTCGTCTCGACCAAGCGGGACCCGGAGCCCGGCCCGCTGGCCGACGCGCTCGCCGACTACGACGCCTTCGTCGCCGGCTTCGCCGACTACGTCGACTCGCTGTCGGGCGTCCTCGACGACGTGTCGACCGACTTCCCCGCGGTCGAAAGCACCGAGGGCGTCGTCGCCGAGCGCGACCGGGTGCTTGATCGAGTGCGGGAGGTCTGTGACCGCATCGCCGCCGAACTCCACCGCTACGAGGGCGGCGACTACGGCACCTTCGCCACCAGGGTCGACGGCACCCGCTGGGAACTGAAGTGGGACCGCGACGGGGCCGCCTACCTCCGGGCCGGCGGGTCGAACGGCGTCTACCTCCTCTCGCAGTACGAACCGCCCTCCGCGGCCGACATCCGCGAGTACGCGCCCCGCTTCGCGGGCTTCGTCGACGCCTACAACGACCACGTCGAGGACCTGGAGTCGGACCTGGCGACGGTCGAACTCTGAGACGGCCGTCCCGGCAGACATATACGCGCGCCCCGCGGCTATCGAACGTGGATTCTCACGACGTCCGGCAGGCGTGGGCGGACCGCTCCGGCGAGTACTCGCCGACCTACTACGCCCACTACGGCCCGGACGAGACGAGCGAGCAGGTGCGGTCGGTCCTCGACGAGCACGTCGGCCGCGACGCGAGCGTGCTGGAGGTCGGCTGTGGCCCCGGGCGACACCTCGCGGAACTGCACGACGCCGGCTACACCGACCTGACCGGCGTCGACGTCAACGGCGAGGCGCTGACGGTCCTCGCGGAGACCTACCCCGACCTCGACGCGGCGGGCCGGTTCCACGAGACCGCCGTCGAGGAGTACGTCGCCGACCTCGCGGACGGGGCGTTCGACGCCGTCTTCTCGGTCGAGACGCTCCAGCACGTCCACCCCGACGAGGCGTGGGTGTTCGACGACCTCGCGCGGATCACCGGCGAGGTGCTGGTCACCGTCGAGAACGAGAGCGGCGAGCCCGGCACCGTCAACCACGTCGACGAGGGGCTGCCGCTGTACTACCGGGACTGGCGGGCCGAGTTCACGGACCGCGGGCTGGAGGCGGTCGCAGCCGTCGAGCGGAAGCGCGACACGCTGCGGGTGTTCCGGACGCCGGAGTGAGTCCAGCCCCGGTCGCCCCCGCGCCCGCTCAGAGCCCCTCGCCGAGGTCGTCGTCCTCGTAGTCGAACGTTTCCTCGGGGGCGTCGTCGGCGAAGAAGCCGAACGTCTCGTCGTCGCGCTGGAGGTAGTCGTTCTCCAGCGTCTCCGTGACGACCCGGCCGAGGTCGTCCAGTTCGGTCTCGATCTCGTCGGCGTCGCCCGTGCCGAGGTCGGCGCGCACGTCGTCGGGCAGCGTGGGCGACTGGTAGCCCACGTCGTCGGTCGAGGGGTCCCAGTAGAAGTCGAACCCCTGGATCAGGTCCGCGTCGGTCACCACCTCGAACTCCGCCTCCGTCAGGGCGGTGTGGGCCGCCCACTCGTCGAAGGCGTCGTACCAGCCGCCGGCGGCCAGGACCTCGGCGAGTTCCTCGCGCCGGTAGTCGTCGCCGGGGTCGGCCTCGGGGGCGTCGACCGACTGGTAGGCGTCTCTGGACTGTGGCCCGTCGAGTGCGGGCGGGTCCGGGACGGGAACGTCGAGTGCCATACCCGACGGTTCGCCGTCCAGGCTGATAAGCGTCCGGCGAGCGCCGCCCGCGTCAGGCCTTCGCGCCGGCGACGCCGCCCCCGATGGCGGCCCCACACTCCCCGCAGGCGACGACGTAGAACCGCTTGGAGGCGGCGAAGAAGCCGGTCTCGGCGTCCATCTCGACGAACTCAACGTCCTGCTGCTGGTCGAGGTCGCTGTCACATTCAGGGCAGTGGACCATAGCGGTGGCTTGCGCGGGTCGTGGTATATGCTTTCCTCCTACACGGCACCGCCACCGCCGGCCTTCGCGCCGGCGACGCCGCTGCCGATGGTCGAGCCACACTCGGCACACTCCGCGACGTAGAACCGCTTGGAGGCCGCGAGGATGCCCGTCGTCGCGTCCATCTCGACGAACGCGACGTCGTCGGCGCTCTGGAGGGTCGCCTCGCAGTCGGGACAGTGGACCATACCGGCGTCTCTCCCGGCCGGAATAAATGTCTTGTCCGGGTCCGCGGGCGAGGTTTTTATGCCCCCGCCCCACTCACCCGGAGGCGTGCGGCTCGTGCAACTCGCGGTCCCGCGTGGCAAGCGCGAGGCGGCGCTGGCCGTCCTCGACGACGAGGGGATCGACTACGTCGTCAGCGAGGAGACCAGCGGCCGGGACGTCGCCGTCGTCGTCTCGTTCCCGCTCCCGACCAACGCCCTCGAACCGGTGCTGGCGGACCTCCGGGAGGTGGGGATCGACGACAACGCCTACACGGTCGTCGTCGACGCCAGCACCGTCATCTCCCGGCAGTTCGACGACCTGGAGGAGCGCTACGCGGAGGAGAAAGACGAGGACCGAATCGCCCGCGAGGAACTGACCGCGAAGGCCGAGGCGCTGGCCCCGACGCTGCCGACCTACGCCGTCATGACCGTCATCAGCGCGGTCATCGCCACCGCCGGCCTGCTGCTCGACTCGCCGGCCGTCGTCGTCGGGTCGATGGTCATCGCCCCGCTCATCGGGCCGGCGATGACCGCCAACGTCGGCACCGTCGTCGACGATCGCGAGCTGTTCGTCCGCGGCGTGAAACTGCAGGTGATCGGCCTCCTGCTCGCCGTCGCGAGCGCGACCGTGTTCGCGGTCCTCGTCAGGACGGCCAACGTCATCCCGCCGCTGGCCGACGTCACCAGCGTCGAGCAGGTCCGCGAGCGGATCGCGCCGGACTTCCTCTCGCTCGTGGTCGCGCTGGGCGCGGGCGCGGCCGGCGTCATCAGCCTCACCTCCGGGGTCTCGACGGCGCTGGTCGGCGTGATGATCGCCGTCGCCCTGATCCCGCCCGCGGCGACGGTCGGCATCGGGATCGCCTGGGGGGAACCGCTGGTCAGCCTCGGCTCGGGCGTCCTGCTGCTGGTGAACGTCCTCTCGATCAACCTCGCCGTGCTGGCGGGCCTGTGGTACCAGGGGTACCGCCCCGAGCACTGGTTCCGCGAGGGGAACGCACGAGCGGCGACGCTCAAGCGGGTCGGCGTCCTCGTGGTCGCCATCCTCGTGCTGTCGACGTTCCTGGGCGGGGTGACGCTGGACTCCTTCCAGCGGGCGACGACCGCGGCCGAGATCGAGCGGGCCGTCGAGGGGGAGATCGACGGACAGGCCCGCCTGCTGGACGTGACCATCGAGCAGACGAACACCGTCATCTTCCAGGAGCCCCGGCGGGTCGTCGTCACCGTCGGCATCCCGCCGGGGTCCGAGCCGCCTGATCTCGTCGGGCGACTCGACCGAGTGGCCGACGAGGCGGCCGGTCGGGACGTGCAGACCTCGGTCC from Haloarcula litorea encodes:
- a CDS encoding translation initiation factor, whose amino-acid sequence is MSDDPFDDLGVPDDPTADLDRATQELTVRTDERRYGKQMVLIEGFDDEAGLADLASELKSALGTGGTVKDGRIELQGDHADRVRDLLEERGYRTD
- a CDS encoding TIGR00341 family protein; amino-acid sequence: MRLVQLAVPRGKREAALAVLDDEGIDYVVSEETSGRDVAVVVSFPLPTNALEPVLADLREVGIDDNAYTVVVDASTVISRQFDDLEERYAEEKDEDRIAREELTAKAEALAPTLPTYAVMTVISAVIATAGLLLDSPAVVVGSMVIAPLIGPAMTANVGTVVDDRELFVRGVKLQVIGLLLAVASATVFAVLVRTANVIPPLADVTSVEQVRERIAPDFLSLVVALGAGAAGVISLTSGVSTALVGVMIAVALIPPAATVGIGIAWGEPLVSLGSGVLLLVNVLSINLAVLAGLWYQGYRPEHWFREGNARAATLKRVGVLVVAILVLSTFLGGVTLDSFQRATTAAEIERAVEGEIDGQARLLDVTIEQTNTVIFQEPRRVVVTVGIPPGSEPPDLVGRLDRVADEAAGRDVQTSVHYVAVEESA
- the mutS gene encoding DNA mismatch repair protein MutS, translating into MTEATGIVGEFLALKEETDADLLAMQCGDFYEFFADDAETVADELDLKVSQKSSHGSSYPMAGVPVDDLTPYVSALVERGYRVAVADQHETADGHAREITRVVTPGTHLETTDADAQYLAAVVRQSGRAGDSYGLAFADVTTGRFQVTQLDDADPGAALSELYTFAPAEVLPGPELRNDDAFLDRLRERSDAALTLHDTAAFEPGRARHRVREQFGAETLDSVGVADDEAAVAAAGAALSYVDDTGVGTLAAVTRLRAYGAREHVGLDATTQRNLELTETMQGDSSGSLFDTLDHTVTAAGSRLLQRWLQRPRRDRGELHRRQSAVAALARAAMARESIRETLADGYDLERLASRATSGSADARDLRAVEETLSLLPAVADAVANTERLAESPLTEVLSGADREAAESLAADLDAALVEDPPGTVTQGGLFRQGYDEELDEIVEEHEAALEWLETLPEREKERTGITHLSVDRNKTDGYYIQVGKSETDRVPDEYEEIKTLKNSKRYTIPELDEKERAVLRLEERRHDAEYELFEELRARVADHATLLQDVGRTLAEADVLVSLATHAVENDWTRPEVTDGDELAIEAGRHPVVEQTTEFVPNDLYLDRERQFLIVTGPNMSGKSTYMRQAALITLLAQAGSFVPARSATVGLVDGIFTRVGALDELAQGRSTFMVEMQELSNILHSATDDSLVILDEVGRGTATFDGISIAWAATEYLHNEVGAKTLFATHYHELTTLADHLDRVENVHVAVAGEPESAGEDGVTFLRTVRDGPTDRSYGIHVADMAGVPGPVVDRAQGVLDRLREEKAIEAKGGGSGSGDTTQAVFDLSSGSFAGSGGEAPTSADGGGTAGTDEADDTIADRYGEDAETVLASLADLDVDETPPVELMARVQEWQADLDTEE
- a CDS encoding class I SAM-dependent methyltransferase — protein: MDSHDVRQAWADRSGEYSPTYYAHYGPDETSEQVRSVLDEHVGRDASVLEVGCGPGRHLAELHDAGYTDLTGVDVNGEALTVLAETYPDLDAAGRFHETAVEEYVADLADGAFDAVFSVETLQHVHPDEAWVFDDLARITGEVLVTVENESGEPGTVNHVDEGLPLYYRDWRAEFTDRGLEAVAAVERKRDTLRVFRTPE
- a CDS encoding peptidase; the encoded protein is MRVGHRGWAVVVCAVLLVLSPVAPALGAAAAVGATTGESDVEAAEPSVRRATLAAVGDAPTAQLADEDTIRQTQRYSLTPETPGEVAVTLRYEIPDRVVSLETTMPDNATVTDADGFARANDTTYEWDGTSGTATIDLTLPTNRSIDGRFDHGNGSYVTVDAGEWALISRAQTPTRWRYTGSPPVRFSQDLTTVGPGAAGDQLVYLGNVTTYERDASGQRLRLVVPERTELAESPDAVLDSLSAAGESLRIGDRDDAVFVVAAPTGDVDWAVKGLETGGSDMWVRGDARLDDPRNVWLHEYVHTRQSFRTTAETRWLTEATAVYYAALLTLEQDRIDFETFRSYLAEGSQQAYDDVVLAEPATWRRNANYVKGPLVAGRIDEATRRETDREATFQGTLRVLNGQRGPVTQSEFLTAVERTAGDDVRASAGEYTTTSEAVTMWNETTHARVFGQLPARISYALPTDGSPGSYRVAGPYRRTDVAGTPPLRLATGETLTVEAVVTNAGGTAGSYNATLDINGTVVATKQGRVGPGNRTVVPLSHTFATPGVYNVSVDGDHALVVVERPARARVTDVSVSSDSVVQGGGVVVTATVVNDADVPAEGTVVFTRDYQAVATREVTLPPRTTATVSSGVAVPEPGTVLVSAGGVEPVLVSVTPANDTTTVTATRTTATGTETGTTAADGAGFTAAAAVVALLFATLLARRDRR